The sequence below is a genomic window from Lodderomyces elongisporus chromosome 2, complete sequence.
CTTAAACTCACCACCTGCTTTTACCTTATATTGGTAGTAGTTGACTGGTGTGTATGCCAAATCCTTAACGGATTCAACGCCATAGCTGGTACCACTAATCACCTTAACAGTAACTTTACCTTCATCAGCAGTAACTGTTGGGATCTCCCATTCTCGTAAATCTCTATACCTTGGAGCAGAGTCCTTCAATTCGTTTGGTAAATCCACCCATAACTGCAAACCTTGAGTTGGAATGCCATCAGTCGAAGGAACAGGCATCTCAGAGTGGACAACACCCCTACCAGCAGTCATAAATTGCAAATCACCAGCATACAACATTCCCTTTGAGCCAGTGAAATCTTCGTGAGCAAAAGCTCCATGCAACATCAATGTGATTGTTTCTTGTCCACGGTGAGGATGTTCGGGGAATCCATTGCTATCTGAACTGATAAAGTGGtcaaacaacaagaatGGTGAAAATGTCCTTTGGTTAATGGTTCCAATGGAACGACGAACTCTTGCCCCAGCACCTTCGGCTTGTTCTCTAGCGGTGacaatttttgcaattctCCTTGCCAAAGCCATATCTGATTCTGTTGAGTTAATAATTTTTGGTGTGTGTatctcttgttgttgtagtggAAGACTAACTTTCTTAGCTTGCACTACTATGTTTGTTTGAATGAAGAATGATATTACAAAAAATCCAATTGAAACCAAGATGGGGAAATATTGCATCAATTTAtagtttttggttttttgtttattattcctttttttttttttggaatctTTGTTCTTACTttattggtttttttttttactttgtatttttttcaattcttgttTGTGAATGTCTATCGATATTTTGTTTCAGAACCCTTCCTTTACTTTGGTAGTTAATAATGTATGTAGGTAATGAGTATTGAAGCCGTTTGTGAATCACGCAAATaggtttttttattatcttCTTAGTAACCGATTGGTAAATCCAACACTATTGAATGTAATGACTTTTCTTCCTAAATCTTAGGAATCTTTGAATGAATAATAGCAGTTTGCTCAGCTTTTTATAACAATAGCTGCTGCCTCTGTTGCTTTTGGGACCACAGtaaattatttattttttaataattttATTGTTCCACATCCTTGCAATATATTAATAATTGGTAAAACTGCATGATCGAAGCCCCTGTTTAATGAACAAAAGTAATGAATTAGTAACAGCAAAGAGAATGTGGGAGAATGttggagaaagaaacaaagaaacaaagagagaaaatgaTAGACGGGATTTACTAATAGATTATGTAATGAATTGTAGTCGAAGACATAGTTCTATACgcacatacatacatacatacatacatacatacatacatacatacataatGTATTATATATCtacctatatatatatgtgtaatATTTACTACTCTATTACTAAGGGTTTTTCTAAAAAA
It includes:
- the PRN1 gene encoding RNA pol II transcription cofactor, with the translated sequence MALARRIAKIVTAREQAEGAGARVRRSIGTINQRTFSPFLLFDHFISSDSNGFPEHPHRGQETITLMLHGAFAHEDFTGSKGMLYAGDLQFMTAGRGVVHSEMPVPSTDGIPTQGLQLWVDLPNELKDSAPRYRDLREWEIPTVTADEGKVTVKVISGTSYGVESVKDLAYTPVNYYQYKVKAGGEFKQELQPGFNYFLYTIKGNTLVLNEDTKVDQFQNVFFEKDGEFISGKNVATKESDDTDVEFVLIGGKILDQEIVHYGPFVVDCKANVQKAILDYQYARNGFENLKTWRTLISNGVTPEMIEGPLQGNLELRAQKRAKYFEEREKLNAEKDKAKASLAHAEKVAEPIPAKDEL